One segment of Triticum aestivum cultivar Chinese Spring chromosome 2A, IWGSC CS RefSeq v2.1, whole genome shotgun sequence DNA contains the following:
- the LOC123188097 gene encoding uncharacterized protein codes for MQRGRSWFGCVPMSTAALPVERDFDLPAVKPSWPSSASDGGFAKGSIDLGGMEVRQVTTFAKVWSTTQGGQDGLGATFFKPAPVPAGFHALGHYAQPNNRPLFGHVLVARDASGTGALLAPPLDYALVWSSGQDDGAGFFWLPTPPDGYKAVGVAVTATKDKPQPGEVMCVRADFTDACEAEESVWGSDKDGFSATGLRPAVRGIDARGVHTGTFLARSNAAPASASALACLKNNSAAYTSCMPDLPQLNAVLAAYSPHVYLHPSDPYLPSSVTWFFENGALLYQKGNPTPTPVAADGSNLPQGGGNDDAYWLDLPADAGQKERVKKGDLAGAKAYVQAKPMLGGTATDLALFFFYPFNGPARAKVGPLTIPLGMIGEHVGDWEHLTLRVSNFSGELLRMYFSQHSTGAWADASQLEYLDGRPVAYASRHGHAFYPREGMVLQGDSKLGVGIRNDCAKGSRLDTGGGRCELVSAEYLGAAGKVAEPAWLGFERGWGPREEYDIGREINRAARILPRAIKERLAQLVNKLLVGEGPTGPKMKGSWRNDERDP; via the exons ATGCAGAGGGGCAGGTCGTGGTTCGGCTGTGTGCCCATGAGCACGGCGGCGCTGCCCGTGGAGAGGGATTTTGATCTTCCTGCGGTGAAGCCGTCGTGGCCCTCGTCCG CCTCAGATGGAGGATTCGCAAAGGGCAGCATCGACCTGGGAGGCATGGAGGTGCGCCAAGTCACCACCTTCGCCAAGGTCTGGTCCACCACGCAGGGCGGCCAAGACGGCCTCGGCGCCACCTTCTTCAAGCCGGCGCCTGTCCCGGCCGGATTCCACGCGCTCGGACACTACGCGCAGCCCAACAACCGGCCGCTCTTCGGCCACGTCCTCGTCGCCCGGGACGCGTCCGGCACCGGGGCGCTCCTTGCCCCGCCGCTGGACTACGCCCTTGTCTGGTCCAGCGGCCAGGACGATGGCGCGGGCTTCTTCTGGCTCCCGACGCCGCCCGATGGCTACAAGGCCGTCGGCGTGGCGGTCACGGCCACCAAGGATAAGCCGCAGCCCGGAGAGGTCATGTGCGTCCGCGCCGACTTCACCGACGCGTGCGAGGCCGAGGAGTCGGTGTGGGGCAGCGACAAGGACGGCTTCAGCGCCACCGGCCTGAGACCCGCGGTTCGCGGCATCGACGCCCGCGGCGTGCACACCGGCACGTTCCTTGCACGAAGCAACGCCGCGCCGGCCAGCGCCTCGGCCTTGGCGTGTCTCAAGAACAACAGCGCGGCTTACACGTCGTGCATGCCCGACCTGCCTCAGCTGAACGCCGTCCTCGCGGCCTACTCGCCGCACGTGTACCTCCACCCCAGCGACCCGTATCTCCCTTCGTCGGTCACGTGGTTCTTCGAGAACGGCGCGCTGCTGTACCAGAAGGGCAACCCGACGCCGACGCCCGTGGCCGCCGACGGGTCCAACCTCCCGCAGGGCGGCGGCAACGACGACGCCTACTGGCTGGACCTGCCGGCGGACGCCGGCCAGAAGGAGCGGGTCAAGAAGGGCGACCTCGCCGGCGCCAAGGCGTACGTGCAGGCGAAGCCGATGCTGGGAGGGACGGCGACGGACCTCGCCTTGTTCTTCTTCTACCCGTTCAACGGCCCCGCGCGGGCCAAGGTCGGGCCCCTCACCATCCCGCTCGGCATGATCGGCGAGCACGTCGGCGACTGGGAGCACCTGACGCTGCGCGTGAGCAActtctccggcgagctcctccggaTGTACTTCTCCCAGCACAGCACGGGCGCCTGGGCGGACGCGTCGCAGCTGGAGTACCTCGACGGCCGGCCGGTGGCGTACGCGTCGCGCCACGGCCATGCCTTCTACCCCAGGGAGGGGATGGTGCTGCAGGGGGACTCGAAGCTCGGGGTCGGGATAAGGAACGACTGCGCCAAGGGGAGCAGGTTGGACACCGGCGGCGGGCGGTGCGAGCTGGTGTCGGCGGAGTACCTCGGCGCTGCCGGGAAGGTGGCCGAGCCGGCGTGGCTCGGGTTCGAGAGGGGGTGGGGGCCGAGGGAGGAGTACGACATAGGCCGCGAGATCAACCGTGCGGCGAGGATCCTGCCGCGCGCCATCAAGGAGCGGCTGGCTCAGCTAGTGAACAAGCTGCTGGTCGGGGAAGGCCCCACGGGGCCCAAGATGAAGGGCAGCTGGAGAAACGACGAGAGGGATCCCTGA
- the LOC123185048 gene encoding U1 small nuclear ribonucleoprotein 70 kDa-like → MASSGSRTRPPCADQEDMPKTWLEASLDKKKEKDVPTPPCWCGDVCKLKVSTDRNKSWTEGRRFFVCPNYAHDRRRPTNAYDIPPSPPPLCKYFTWIDHEVPKDIQEDQRADWLRRQRLFEESYARGLERERREKEARERKKREQERARKEKAARQEERASKLARARDAREEDEARDKKGKWPRTTQ, encoded by the exons atggcttcatccggttccaggaCGAGGCCACCGTGCGCGGACCAAGAGGACATGCCGAAGACGTGGTTGGAGGCCAGTTtggacaagaagaaggagaaggatgtgCCCACACCACCATGTTGGTGTGGTGATGTTTGCAAGCTGAAGGTGTCCACTGACCGCAACAAGTCATGGACAGAAGGTAGAAGGTTTTTCGTGTGTCCCAACTATGCACATGATCGTCGAAGGCCAACTAACGCATATGACATACCACCG TCCCCTCCTCCACTTTGCAAGTACTTCACTTGGATAGATCACGAGGTACCAAAAGATATCCAAGAGGACCAACGTGCAGATTGGTTACGGAGGCAGCGCCTATTCGAGGAGTCCTATGCACGGGGATTGGAGCGGGAGCGTCGTGAGAAGGAGGCTCGTGAGCGCAAGAAGCGTGAGCAAGAGAGGGCACGCAAAGAGAAGGCGGCTCGTCAAGAAGAGAGGGCAAGCAAACTTGCAAGGGCTCGCGATgcacgagaggaggacgaggcacgtgacaagaagggaaAGTGGCCCCGGACTACTCAGTAG
- the LOC123191602 gene encoding serine/threonine-protein phosphatase 7 long form homolog, whose amino-acid sequence MFVKFFCRMADGDGPWYDGLIDEWDKEHRARAIENGQVVVAMRMRGHSADDFDYDPRYEPYIRRLGLLPFVLQFKRRAPPVNHAALTALVDRWRPETHSFHLPCGEMTMTLQDMAMISGLPINGQAVTGRVSVGNWRERTADLIGVQPEGPQEGKADTAKVRHSWLKLVRGNTNPCPQDANDVVVQQYARAYLWYVLTKVVFSDATGNSALWMFLEPLNNWDTQYSWGSAALAYLYRQLDLACRRKGGTSSLSGFVWSLSVWMWERIPVGRPDLKNPLMANPRGNHDGLHDDDPYRRPTLAYYWEQVTVYTGSSHVRYKCYMNELDTLTAEQVHWLPYVEDRDFDLNEMCTRDSHLWRARCPMICFFAVEWHFVDRVARQFGKRQGIPIEESKEEMLSLHRFDRRNNQDISDWANKHRAWIEIWNQRDTLVQSENRPHNQSAYQKYQVWYADRYRLKLKPGWTHEEWSELVSEDPETAEGYHTFNTAVRDTRGAHVDYAPMHDEMGRELLLCVNDANVALSHPPGGALSERTLRSTMEKFKKRFHKMAAMLSCHGAKSSDVYAPGSRAARANKRRYVQNEEDIEEEVNEEEPAHQEEPTHHDEHEYDATHQEDHEYDVDAPQPSQVTQPTQGNARSRKGKAIAKTPGQKGRKKIWNTQFHSPEYPHQFMPAGMQRYKSNIDAEAEEASEEEEHEASEEEEHTLADIVKRGRKK is encoded by the exons ATGTTTGTGAAATTTTTTTGTAGGATGGCGGATGGTGATGGACCTTGGTATGACGGATTAATCGATGagtgggataaggagcatcgtgctcGTGCCATTGAAAATGGACAG GTTGTAGTTgctatgcgcatgaggggtcatTCCGCTGATGACTTTGATTACGACCCGCGGTATGAGCCTTACATTCGGAGATTGGGTCTTCTCCCATTCGTGTTGCAGTTTAAGCGACGCGCTCCGCCGGTGAACCACGCGGCGCTGACCGCACTTGTGGATCGTTGGAGGCCGGAGACTCACTCCTTCCAccttccatgtggggagatgacgATGACCCTACAGGACATGGCTATGATAAGCGGCCTTCCTATCAATGGACAAGCTGTTACCGGTCGTGTCAGCGTGGGTAATTGGCGAGAACGGACTGCCGATTTAATTGGCGTTCAGCCCGAGGGCCCTCAGGAAGGCAAGGCCGATACAGCGAAAGTGAGGCATTCTTGGCTAAAACTGGTCAGAGGAAACACCAACCCGTGCCCTCAGGATGCCAATGACGTGGTTGTGCAGCAGTACGCGCGGGCCTATCTTTGGTATGTACTAACCAAGGTAGTCTTCTCAGATGCAACCGGGAACTCAGCCCTCTGGATGTTCTTGGAGCCACTTAATAACTGGGATACCCAGTATAGCTGGGGTTCGGCCGCACTAGCATACTTGTATCGTCAG CTTGACTTGGCGTGTCGGAGGAAGGGAGGTACATCCTCATTGTCTGGGTTTGTTTGGAGCCTATCCGTGTGGATGTGGGAGCGGATCCCGGTTGGACGGCCCGATTTGAAGAACCCCCTCATGGCAAACCCACGGGGTAATCATGACGGGTTGCATGATGATGATCCATATCGGCGCCCTACGCTTGCTTACTATTGGGAACAAGTGACAGTGTACACAGGAAGCTcgcatgtgcgatacaagtgctatATGAACGAGCTGGACACCTTGACTGCTGAGCAG GTACATTGGTTGCCTTATGTGGAAGATCGTGACTTTGATCTTAATGAGATGTGCACGCGTGATAGCCATCTTTGGCGGGCGAGGtgcccaatgatatgcttcttcgcaGTCGAGTGGCACTTTGTAGACCGTGTGGCAAGACAATTTGGAAAAAGACAAGGTATTCCAATTGAGGAGAGCAAGGAGGAAATGCTATCTCTGCATCG GTTCGATCGAAGGAACAATCAGGATATATCGGATTGGGCAAACAAACACCGTGCGTGGATAGAAATTTGGAATCAAAGAGACACGTTAGTGCAATCAGAGAATAGACCTCACAATCAGTCAGCATATCAGAAGTATCAAGTGTGGTATGCGGATCGTTACCGGTTAAAGCTGAAGCCAGGTTGGACTCACGAGGAGTGGTCGGAGTTGgtgtctgaagacccggagactgcAGAAGGTTATCATACCTTCAACACGGCTGTGAGAGACACCAGAGGGGCTCATGTTGACTACGCACCGATGCATGACGAAATG GGCAGAGAGTTGCTTCTGTGCGTCAACGATGCCAATGTTGCACTGAGTCATCCACCTGGTGGTGCATTATCTGAGAGGACTCTTAGGAGCACGATGGAG AAGTTCAAGAAGCGGTTCCATAAGATGGCAGCTATGCTTTCTTGCCATGGTGCTAAGTCCAGTGACGTGTATGCACCAGGTAGCCGCGCCGCCAGAGCTAATAAACGGCGTTATGTCCAGAACGAagaggacatagaggaggaggtcaATGAAGAGGAGCCAGCACATCAAGAGGAGCCAACACATCATGATGAGCATGAGTATGATGCAACACATCAAGAGGATCATGAGTAtgatgttgatgctccacaaccatcACAGGTTACACAACCGACACAAGGCAATGCCCGCTCTAGAAAAGGCAAAGCAATAGCTAAGACACCGGGCCAGAAAGGTAGAAAGAAGATATGGAacactcaattccatagtccggagtatcCTCATCAATTTATGCCTGCGGGAATGCAAAGATATAAGTCCAACATTGATGCAGAGGCGGAGGAGGCTAGCGAAGAGGAGGAGCATGAGGCTAGCGAAGAGGAGGAGCATACACTTGCAGATATCGTGAAGAGAGGAAGGAAGAAGTGA